The Falco peregrinus isolate bFalPer1 chromosome 12, bFalPer1.pri, whole genome shotgun sequence genome has a segment encoding these proteins:
- the IGSF10 gene encoding immunoglobulin superfamily member 10 isoform X1, protein MKAAGRGTPWWLGTLLTVCLAALPSSSACPRLCACYVPTEAHCTFRYFTAVPLHIPPNVERINLGYNSLLKLTETDFSGLEKLELLMLHSNEINTIPEKVFRDLYSLQVLKMSYNKVRVLQQDVFYGLKSLVRLHMDHNKIEFVNPNVFYGLTSLRLVHLEGNLLKQLHPDTFVTLHYSQIFKISFMKHVYLSDNVLASLPEEMFSYMSELESVYLHGNPWSCDCNLQWFAEWAKERPDLIKCKKDRSSGAQQCPVCASPKNQKGKSLADVPSASLSCAKPAIHDSLKFKNLTVPDDGDFSSVSPRDFLAPIGSMVLNMTDQAGNRGNLVCDIQKPKEMSPISFDKDGDSTALKTSFSAFLVCGIDYEHIQQLWSILALYSNSPLKLERNVLVTNVPFISYKYKQIYSEKDELFTNIETELRAEPSWLMQSKVALQLDRTATTLNTLHIQYFTDAQIILPAADKKEVRNNWTIISRDNKTQTEHTVLVGGTVELECQAIGEPAPAIEWILADGSKVRAPYISEDGRIIVVKTGTFTLRTADTFDTGLYHCIGTNYNDADTLTFRITVVDPYVEHNSINGAQLSTFVGETLYLPCTSTAVPDAAISWVLPEHAILHHSVRNKHIFDNGTLRIQGVTERDSGYFRCVAANQYGVDLLVFQVLVRKDETILKKKHVAAGEWEEGDGSGNAMLVSATAQKHPLATLATLTANQESSASAARNWVTQSAHKRNSYGKITYRHYRDKLSRRFRGQRRQFVSSARRVDPQRWAAFLEKAKRNSTLIEKRGQVAMKPRIQARTFSEVPGDEEETSGDLPAPEEEFMMPVTETATVSMPGRATESMVTAEPEMTATKTPARKASLLVAEVVTPLPSPFSQSVSSDSRQPQTYLKPTITNSWEGSDLSQIPANGIKQSNGASRTSTVFPAGQRFVYSGEGNNQHLTSVPTTPMTDVTDTSKSVTSQNAEDRLHVFTKSIDKSSTKTDQVFVVTVSEPSLEFGHIYFQSTQKRVTPKPPLASTIMTHPQIQIFQDVTTHVPQAQQQFGKQRKISGRRRIVRPGRIPSMKEQRYSFGRPGSVRGSTAVAADVQLNMKYVSNFSALNNSGSSISPFSPEAPPSSPLTMNMPLEYPAGARQNTAFLSEQENEPSATQKATTAVMPFITKGMQDTTQWKLESSAQFQANTDQVQSFSIRPPPPAIRTAHVATEITHTISSKILSTLESVSPSIKPRTSPKNSQGGKITWECLFGNGAQKEVLKELPEQQPDTCPSTGVSTMLPKTAAVLSTSKMSPLHFLPVSTGGNHSSSFSSLSKPIRYGNGKSEEHLPTTKLRSSSNPATSATKEMDITGLKPTVTPIITPRPDTKITKSKKSRVERKRGQRRKRPPKTSASQSVTAGHGTAAIPSVNTAMPVVATGKSLTMPTSRLPAKPLSESISTVSVTEMPALHILNTPGAPQDIPTAGTQASATPVTWRSIQSATLPPNSRIAQSPAVPIQTTPQLSKPFNATGVQPATVCATPGSEPAQRIKATATAGEKSHQKMENKFIQENHVAQPAFPARTESSVPAATRVITLPSTQHPPPLPAPTAVVPPAHTARTNTPPWREIKFWQKPSAKVMKKGDMLTVNTLTVLKASQVVTPYALLLGRDKDRSAKGWSEKRQDQETATTNPIALGPLSRNTFAKPRVIGGKLAAFTVLANSDAFIPCEATGKPPPTIQWTKILSGTDALESRGDGRWTVFANGTLAITRVDLEDRGQYLCTAANPHGVARLLVTLSVVAYPPRFTGGRLQLLTAHSGKPMAVKCKAEGRPPPTISWVLANKTHISNSFTGHNKVHVEPDGTLIIKEVTVYDRGIYTCIAKNPAGTDTLVVKLQVIAAPPTILEKKRQLVEGMMGENLKFPCTVKGNPQPTVHWVLFDGTVVKPLQFINAKLFLFSNGTLHLSNIAPSDSGNYECIATSSTGSERRVVSLMVEHRDTLPKIATASQEMTQLNFGDKLLLNCTATGEPKPRIIWRLPSKAVVDQWHRMGSRIHVYPNGSLVIEAVTEKDAGDYLCVARNKIGDDLILMKVSITMKPAKIDQKQYFKKLVPYGKDFRVDCKASGSPTPEISWSLPDGTVINNAMLADDSGHRSRRYVLFDNGTLYLNKVGVTEGGDYTCYAQNTLGRDEMKIHLMVIVAAPQIKHNYKTYIRVKAGDTALLDCEAVGEPKAKIFWLLPSSDMILSSTGRHFLHANGSLSISQVKLLDTGEYMCVARNPGGDDTKLYEVDVVAKPPIINGLYVNKTIMKVTAVRHSKKQIDCRAEGTPPLQIMWIMPDNIFLTAPYYGSRIVVHKNGTLEIRNLRPSDTADFICVARNDAGESMLVVQLEVLEMLRRPMFKNPFNEKIIAKPGKATMLNCSVDGNPPPDISWMLPNGTWFSTGIKTSQFLTGSNGTLTIYNPDRDKAGKYRCAARNKVGYIEKLIILEVGQKPSILTRPVGPVKGISGEPLSLHCLSDGSPKPNTAWTLPGGNMLDRPQINKKYILLENGTLVIREATIHDRGNYMCKAHNNAGESSVTVPVVIVAYPPRITNRPPQTIHTMPGAAVQLHCRALGIPKPEITWELPDHSVLPTGHQGRASGSKLLHPLGTLLIQNPQPSDSGAYKCTAKNHLGSDLTVTYIHVT, encoded by the exons atgaaggcagcaggcagaggcacaCCGTGGTGGCTGGGGACCCTCCTCACTGTCTGCCTggctgccctccccagcagcagtgcctgtcccaggCTCTGCGCCTGCTACGTCCCCACCGAGGCGCACTGCACGTTCCGGTACTTCACAGCCGTCCCACTGCACATCCCTCCAAACGTCGAGCGCATCAACCTGGG TTACAACAGCTTGCTTAAACTGACAGAAACTGACTTCTCTGGCCTGGAGAAACTGGAGTTACTGATGCTGCATAGCAATGAGATAAATACAATCCCTGAAAAGGTGTTCAGGGATCTATATTCATTACAG gttttaaaaatgaGTTATAACAAGGTCAGAGTACTTCAGCAAGATGTTTTCTATGGTCTAAAGAGCTTGGTGCGGTTGCATATGGACCACAATAAAATTGAATTTGTAAATCCCAACGTTTTCTACGGACTCACATCACTGAGGCTGGTCCACTTGGAAGGCAATTTACTCAAGCAGCTTCATCCAGATACATTTGTCACCTTGCACTATagccaaatatttaaaatatccttcATGAAGCATGTATATTTGTCTGACAATGTGCTGGCATCGCTaccagaagaaatgttttcctacATGTCTGAGCTAGAGAGTGTTTACCTTCATGGAAACCCATGGTCCTGTGATTGCAATCTACAGTGGTTTGCAGAATGGGCAAAAGAGAGGCCAG aTCTTATAAAGTGCAAAAAAGACAGAAGCTCCGGTGCTCAGCAATGCCCAGTTTGTGCTAGTCCCAAAAatcaaaaagggaaaagcttaGCGGATGTTCCTTCTGCATCTTTAAGCTGTGCTAAACCAGCCATACATGACTCCCTGAAATTTAAAAACCTTACAGTGCCAGATGATGGGGATTTCAGTTCCGTATCTCCCAGGGACTTCTTAGCTCCTATAGGATCCATGGTTTTGAACATGACTGACCAAGCCGGAAATCGAGGTAACTTGGTTTGCGATATCCAGAAACCTAAAGAAATGTCTCCAATCTCATTTGACAAAGATGGCGACAGTACAGCACTCAAAACATCATTCTCAGCATTTCTTGTGTGTGGCATTGATTATGAACACATTCAGCAGCTATGGAGCATACTGGCACTGTACAGTAATTCTCCCTTaaaactggaaaggaatgtCCTAGTGACTAACGTGCCTTTTATTAGttacaaatataaacaaatcTACTCTGAAAAAGATGAACTTTTTACTAATATAGAGACTGAACTGAGAGCTGAACCATCCTGGTTAATGCAAAGCAAAGTGGCATTACAGCTAGACAGGACAGCAACCACACTTAACACATTGCACATCCAATACTTTACGGATGCTCAGATTATTTTGCCTGCTGCTGACAAAAAAGAGGTGAGAAATAACTGGACCATCATCTCCAGggacaacaaaacacaaacagagcacACTGTTTTAGTTGGGGGGACCGTAGAACTAGAGTGCCAAGCAATTGGAGAACCAGCTCCTGCAATCGAGTGGATATTGGCTGATGGGAGCAAAGTTAGAGCTCCTTATATCAGCGAGGATGGAAGAATCATAGTAGTTAAAACTGGAACATTCACATTACGGACAGCTGATACTTTTGACACTGGGCTTTATCACTGCATAGGCACAAATTACAACGATGCAGATACCCTCACGTTTAGGATTACTGTGGTTGATCCTTACGTGGAACACAACAGCATAAATGGAGCCCAACTTTCTACATTTGTTGGCGAAACACTCTACCTTCCCTGTACATCCACTGCTGTTCCAGATGCTGCCATTAGTTGGGTGTTACCTGAGCATGCAATTCTTCACCATTCTGTaagaaacaaacatatttttgaCAATGGTACCTTGAGAATACAAGGGGTAACAGAGCGAGACAGTGGCTACTTCAGATGTGTCGCAGCCAACCAGTATGGTGTTGATCTTTTAGTTTTCCAAGTGCTGGTTAGAAAAGATGAAACCattctaaagaaaaagcatgtggCTGCGGGAGAATGGGAGGAGGGCGATGGCTCTGGCAATGCAATGCTGGTCTctgccacagcacagaaacatcCTTTAGCTACTCTGGCTACCTTGACAGCTAATCAGGAATCTTCTGCCTCAGCAGCCAGAAATTGGGTCACACAGAGTGCACATAAAAGGAATAGCTATGGGAAAATCACTTACAGGCACTACAGGGACAAATTAAGCAGACGGTTTAGAGGACAGAGAAGACAGTTTGTTTCCTCAGCCAGGAGAGTCGATCCACAGCGCTGGGCAGCCtttttggaaaaagcaaagaggaacTCAACTTTGATAGAAAAACGAGGACAAGTTGCAATGAAACCACGCATTCAAGCCCGTACATTCTCAGAAGTACCTGGGGATGAGGAGGAAACATCGGGTGATCTCCCAGCTCCAGAAGAAGAATTCATGATGCCAGTAACAGAGACAGCCACTGTATCTATGCCAGGGAGAGCAACAGAAAGCATGGTAACTGCAGAACCTGAGATGACTGCGACTAAAACTCCTGCTAGGAAAGCCTCTCTCCTGGTTGCTGAGGTAGTAACTCCCTTACCCTCTCCTTTTTCACAGTCTGTGTCATCTGACAGCAGGCAGCCACAAACATACCTAAAACCTACAATTACAAACTCATGGGAAGGATCTGATTTAAGTCAGATACCAGCAAATGGTATAAAACAATCAAATGGAGCAAGCAGAACATCTACAGTCTTCCCTGCTGGGCAAAGGTTTGTATATTCTGGGGAAGGTAATAACCAGCATTTAACATCTGTACCTACAACACCCATGACAGATGTTACAGACACCAGCAAGTCTGTAACTTCCCAAAATGCAGAGGACAGGTTACATGTTTTTACTAAGTCTATTGATAAGAGTTCAACCAAAACAGACCAAGTGTTTGTAGTGACAGTCAGCGAACCAAGTCTTGAATTTggtcacatttattttcagagtaCTCAGAAACGAGTAACTCCTAAGCCACCATTGGCCTCAACTATCATGACTCACCCACAAATTCAGATTTTCCAAGATGTTACAACTCATGTGCCCCAGGCCCAGCAgcaatttggaaaacaaaggaaaatttctgGTAGGAGACGAATTGTTAGGCCAGGACGTATTCCAAGTATGAAAGAACAAAGGTACAGTTTTGGGAGGCCAGGATCTGTCAGAGGAAgtacagctgtggctgcagatgTTCAACTGAATATGAAATATGTATCAAATTTTTCAGCCTTAAATAATTCAGGCAGCTCCATCAGCCCATTTAGCCCAGAAGCACCTCCGTCCTCTCCCTTGACCATGAATATGCCACTGGAGTATCCAGCAGGTGCTcgtcaaaacacagcatttctcaGTGAACAGGAAAATGAACCTAGTGCAACGCAAAAAGCTACCACAGCAGTCATGCCTTTTATTACAAAGGGCATGCAAGATACTACTCAATGGAAACTGGAGAGCAGTGCTCAATTTCAGGCAAATACCGATCAAGTCCAATCTTTTAGCATcagaccaccaccaccagcaatCCGCACAGCTCACGTCGCTACAGAAATTACACATACTATAAGCAGTAAGATACTGTCTACCCTTGAATCAGTCTCACCCAGCATTAAGCCTAGAACCTCACCAAAAAATTCCCAAGGAGGAAAAATTACTTGGGAATGTCTCTTTGGAAATGGTGCACAAAAAGAGGTTCTGAAGGAGCTACCAGAGCAACAGCCAGATACGTGTCCATCGACGGGGGTATCAACCATGCTTCCTAAAACTGCAGCAGTATTATCCACATCTAAGATGTCTCCTTTGCACTTTTTGCCTGTTTCAACAGGTGGGAATCACAGCAGCAGTTTCTCATCTTTAAGCAAACCCATCCGTTATGGCAATGGTAAGTCAGAAGAACATCTTCCCACTACAAAACTGCGTTCTTCCTCTAATCCTGCAACGAGTGCAACCAAAGAAATGGATATAACAGGTTTGAAGCCAACAGTTACACCTATTATTACTCCTCGACCTGACACCAAAATCACCAAAAGTAAAAAATCCAgagtggaaagaaagagaggtCAGCGGAGGAAGAGGCCTCCTAAAACATCTGCTTCACAAAGCGTGACTGCAGGCCACGGTACTGCAGCAATTCCCTCTGTGAATACAGCCATGCCTGTCGTGGCAACAGGTAAATCATTAACTATGCCTACAAGTCGTCTGCCTGCAAAACCTCTCTCTGAGAGCATTAGCACAGTCTCAGTGACAGAAATGCCAGCTCTGCACATCCTGAACACACCGGGCGCACCTCAGGACATCCCTACAGCAGGCACGCAGGCATCAGCAACCCCTGTCACATGGAGAAGCATCCAGTCAGCCACGCTACCCCCCAACAGTCGTATTGCTCAGAGCCCTGCTGTGCCGATCCAAACCACACCACAGCTTTCAAAGCCTTTCAACGCTACAGGTGTGCAACCTGCCACAGTCTGTGCAACGCCTGGGTCAGAACCTGCTCAGCGCATCAAAGCCACTGCAACGGCAGGTGAAAAATCACaccagaaaatggaaaataaatttatccaAGAAAACCATGTAGCACAACCCGCATTCCCAGCAAGAACAGAGTCAAGTGTTCCTGCTGCCACCAGAGTCATCACTCTTCCAAGCACTCAGCATCCcccccctctgccagccccaacAGCAGTTGTGCCACCTGCACATACTGCAAGAACCAACACGCCTCCCTGGCGGGAGATCAAATTCTGGCAGAAGCCATCTGCTAAAGTCATGAAGAAAGGCGACATGTTAACTGTCAATACACTGACCGTACTGAAGGCATCACAGGTTGTGACTCCATATGCTCTTCTGTTGGGAAGGGACAAGGACAGGTCTGCCAAAGGCTGGTCTGAAAAGAGACAAGATCAAGAAACTGCCACCACCAATCCTATAGCCTTGGGCCCATTAAGCAGAAATACTTTTGCAAAGCCCAGAGTAATTGGAGGAAAATTAGCTGCTTTTACCGTGCTAGCTAATTCAGATGCTTTTATTCCTTGCGAAGCTACTGGTAAACCCCCTCCAACAATACAGTGGACCAAAATACTGTCAG GGACTGATGCTCTGGAAAGCCGAGGTGATGGCAGATGGACAGTGTTTGCCAATGGCACGCTCGCCATCACTCGGGTGGACCTGGAGGACCGTGGGCAGTACCTGTGCACTGCGGCCAACCCACATGGTGTGGCACGGCTCCTGGTCACCTTATCGGTAGTGGCCTACCCGCCCCGCTTCACTGGTGGCAGGTTGCAGCTCCTCACCGCTCACTCCGGAAAGCCCATGGCAGTGAAGTGCAAGGCTGAGGGCAGGCCTCCTCCCACCATCTCATGGGTTCTAGCAAATAAAACGCACATCTCCAACTCTTTCACAGGACATAACAAAGTTCACGTGGAACCGGATGGCACTTTAATTATCAAGGAAGTCACTGTTTATGACAGGGGCATCTACACATGCATAGCTAAAAACCCAGCAGGCACTGACACACTGGTTGTAAAACTGCAGGTCATCGCGGCACCTCCCACCATTCTGGAAAAGAAGAGACAACTTGTCGAGGGAATGATGGgggaaaatctgaaattccCATGCACCGTGAAAGGGAATCCTCAGCCCACTGTCCACTGGGTCCTCTTCGATGGCACGGTGGTGAAACCTCTGCAGTTCATAAACGCAAAGCTGTTCCTGTTCTCCAATGGCACCCTCCACCTCAGCAACATCGCCCCATCTGACAGCGGCAATTACGAGTGCATAGCCACAAGCTCGACTGGCTCGGAAAGGAGGGTGGTGAGCCTCATGGTGGAACACAGAGATACACTTCCAAAAATAGCTACCGCTTCTCAAGAAATGACTCAGTTGAATTTTGGGGACAAGTTGCTTCTGAACTGCACCGCAACTGGAGAGCCAAAGCCCAGGATCATCTGGAGGTTACCCTCCAAGGCAGTTGTTGATCAGTGGCACAG AATGGGAAGTCGAATTCATGTCTACCCCAATGGATCCTTGGTTATTGAGGCAGTTACTGAAAAGGATGCAGGTGACTATTTGTGTGTTGCAAGAAACAAAATTGGAGATGATCTGATACTGATGAAAGTCAGCATCACAATGAAACCAGCCAAGATTGAccagaaacagtatttcaagAAGCTGGTGCCATACGGAAAAGATTTCAGAGTGGACTGCAAGGCCTCTGGGTCACCCACACCAGAAATATCCTGGAGTTTGCCAGACGGGACAGTGATCAATAATGCCATGCTGGCAGACGACAGTGGACACAGGTCTCGCAGATACGTCCTCTTTGACAATGGAACTCTGTATCTCAACAAAGTTGGAGTGACAGAAGGGGGGGATTATACCTGCTACGCTCAAAACACACTGGGAAGAGATGAGATGAAGATACACCTCATGGTCATTGTGGCAGCCCCTCAGATAAAGCACAATTACAAGACATACATTAGAGTGAAAGCTGGAGATACGGCATTACTGGACTGTGAAGCTGTGGGAGAACCCAAGGCAAAAATATTCTGGTTACTACCTTCCAGCGACATGATCTTGTCATCAACGGGCAGACACTTCCTGCACGCCAACGGTTCCCTATCCATCAGTCAGGTCAAACTGTTAGATACTGGGGAGTATATGTGCGTGGCTCGCAATCCTGGAGGGGACGATACAAAATTGTATGAAGTGGATGTTGTTGCTAAGCCACCTATCATAAATGGTTTATATGTGAACAAAACAATTATGAAAGTGACAGCAGTGAGGcattcaaagaaacaaattgACTGTAGGGCAGAAGGTACACCTCCCCTGCAGATCATGTGGATCATGCCTGACAATATTTTCCTAACAGCTCCATACTATGGGAGCAGGATTGTAGTACACAAAAATGGGACACTGGAGATTCGGAACTTAAGGCCTTCTGACACAGCAGATTTTATCTGCGTGGCACGCAATGATGCAGGAGAGAGTATGTTGGTGGTGCAGCTGGAGGTACTAGAAATGCTAAGGCGACCGATGTTTAAAAATCCATTCAAcgaaaaaataatagcaaaaccTGGGAAAGCCACCATGTTGAATTGTTCTGTGGATGGAAACCCTCCACCTGACATAAGCTGGATGTTGCCAAACGGCACATGGTTTTCCACTGGCATCAAGACTTCCCAGTTTCTCACAGGAAGCAATGGTACTCTCACCATCTACAATCCTGATAGAGACAAAGCAGGAAAGTACCGCTGTGCTGCCCGGAACAAAGTCGGCTACATTGAAAAGCTGATCATCTTGGAGGTTGGCCAGAAGCCCAGTATTCTCACTCGCCCAGTGGGGCCAGTGAAGGGCATTAGCGGAGAGCCGCTATCACTTCACTGCCTGTCTGATGGCAGtcccaaaccaaacacagcGTGGACCCTGCCAGGCGGCAACATGCTGGATCGACCGCAGATCAACAAGAAATACATACTGCTGGAGAACGGCACTTTGGTTATACGAGAAGCCACCATTCATGACAGAGGAAATTACATGTGTAAGGCCCACAATAATGCCGGAGAATCCTCTGTAACTGTCCCTGTCGTTATTGTAGCCTATCCCCCAAGGATTACAAACAGACCGCCGCAGACCATACACACGATGCCTGGAGCAGCGGTTCAGCTCCACTGCAGAGCACTGGGGataccaaaaccagaaattacCTGGGAATTACCTGACCACTCAGTACTCCCCACAGGTCACCAAGGCCGTGCATCTGGGAGCAAACTGCTTCACCCCCTGGGGACACTGCTCATCCAGAATCCCCAGCCCTCCGATTCCGGCGCGTACAAGTGCACAGCAAAGAACCATCTTGGCAGTGATTTAACAGTAACATACATTCATGTCACTTAA